CCTATCGGACCTATCTTATCACACTACTCATCAATATGCGCAACCAAACAACCTCAGTGACCAGAGCACAGTATTTCCACATTATCAGGATACTTGCATATGGGAAGGCCAATTCTATTCTCTTCCAGCTCCTAAAGAGATGAATAGTAAAGGGTCTGAAGTTCGATAGAAGCTGCTTTAGTTCTTGACCCATATGAATAGGCAAACATAGTTTCTCGACTTTCCGACTGATGATGATCTTATCTTTGAAAGTTTCTTGTGATGATGGTGATTTACCTCTGAGATGTGCATTTTAGCAAAGGACATTTAGGAAACTTTCCTCATACTACCTGCATTATCCTTGAGGTTGCCCTAGTGAGTCTTACCCAAGTCAGTTATCTAGTGTCGTTGCAACGTCCCTCTTATTGAATTTTGCTGCATGATTGTGTTTCTTTCTTGAATGATAACTTGAAGCATCAAATTAGGATCCTCACGTAATTCTAGTAAGAGTTGTACCAAATAGGTAATTAATGCACATGTGCTCTACATTTGGTTCTCCAACATTGCTGGAAGCCTCATTTAACACAGGCTTCATCATTTTCTGTTGACTACTACGTTTCGCCACAGAACTATTGTCACTTTTATAGATAATTTTGTATTGAGTAAAGTATTCGTAGataattttgtcattttctGGTGACTACTTCGTTTCGCCACAGAACTATTGTCACCTTTATAGATAATTTTGTAGTCATCATTTTCTGGTGACTGCTACATTTCGCCACAGAACTATTTGTCACTTTTATAGataattttgtcattttctGGTGACTACTATGTTTCGCCACAGAATCTTGGGATTTGATATTAAGCAATTTGTAACCTTGGCCCATCTGTGTATTTAGGTGGTCCGAAAGCAGCTTGTCTTGGTTGTGCTGGCTTTGCTGCATTTTCAGTTCTGATAGAGAAGTTTTTGGACAGACATGATTGAGAGCACAGGTATCAGGTCCCGGTTTTGCAGACGTAGTAGGTTAAGTGTCTGGAATAGAGAGTATAAACTGCAGCTGCAtgatttatcttattttttcctGTACTTTTGAGCCTTCACCTGATTAAAATGTGGGTTGCATTTTGAGATATACGAACTCCTGTAACTCTACGGATTTTGTTCTCTTCTCCTACACTTTTTAGATGGTGGATCTGTACTTGTAATTTAGCAGCATATGCAAAGTCAAGTAAGTTTATTTACTTTTGGGTGATGCGGCGGTTGGTATATTTCCGCTCTTTGTATTGCTTCTATCAAAGGTCACTCAGCATGCGAAAAACAGCTCCGATACTAGATGTCCTCATGCCATGCTCAGGCACAGGACAACAGCATTCTGCAATTGTGTAGATCAGTTCTTTTGAAACAGACAACAAAAAGGATAAGGGATTCCTATATCTGCACCTCTGTTTGCTTTCTTTCAAGACTTGTTGGATGGGGTGATGTCCCTCTTTGGAACAAGGATCTTGCGGCGTTGATCAGTTTTCCCCTTCCCTTGTCGGGTTTGGCACAAGTTAAGAGTCCGTTTTAATCACCAGGTTATGAAAGCTCTTAGAATCAGCAGCTGGACCAAGTCGAGTGCGAGAAACTGATGAAGTTCTACTTTCAGGCTGCTACAGTTTATCGTACCTTCCACATTATAAGCAGCTGGCGTTTGCGTGTCATACCTAAAGAGATAACCACCTCCATTTTGTACAGCTTCCCCCTTTGAGTGAAATGCAGGAGACAAACTACTAGGCGATTCTAACAGTTACTTGCACCATGGATTCCGTGCCCTTGAAAGTCTATTTATTAAGTCATCCGAGATGGTAGTGGCACTTAATCTGGGCATTTTCTCTAAAATTCCAAACACTACATCTTCCAAATACTTACCGGTATTTGACCCAAACGGAATTATAGCTTAGGGAATATtccgttaaggttcttattttttaagtatttatttttcagtttACGAGACAAACAATTCTCTCACAATaaatcacctttaattcaaattttAGTTAGGATAACACTCTCTAAGATaccaaatttgagaaaaatcaTACCTACCAGCCGGGATTCAAACATGAGATAAAACCTCTGCATATTAGGAGTGTGTACACTGATCAAGTGCAACAACTTGAAATATAAATTAAGCTTTATTCTCGATTTTCTCTCCTTCACGGTACGTTCTTATGTACCAAAagttaaaccaaaaaaatcaagtattatTAATACTTACGTATTTCTACCTTAATTCTTCTCCTCCTATAcccttttttgataaaaacTTCACTTTAAAATACATAAATTACGTAATTTTTATACTAGTACAAGTTTATGACCGATAAAAAATATACGGAATCATTCTTGTTCATGCATCGTCTTACCACCAATAaataacaacacaaaaaatcTGCAAACACAACTTTAATACCCTTTTGGAACttgtaaagaaaaagtaagaaagaaaaaataattaatagagaacGTAGAGAAAAAGTTATAGACAAAAGGAGATTAAAGTTAAattcattttgttattttctctctACTTTCTCCAGGAATCCAAACAATTgagaaggaaaatttttaaCATTCCCATCTCTTCCACAAGTTCCGAACAAAGCATAAAACACAATTTTTGGAGACTTTGTTTGGAGTAGTTCATTGCATGTGATTGAGAATCCGTGTTTATCGAACCCAGTTATGTCTAAAATTATGTTTTAAGAGATGTGTTTGTAACATTGTTCCACCAGGAGAGTGAATCAGTGAACACCAGAGTGACTGCCAATGAACTTTAGTTCGGTTGGCATCTCCTGATTCTCTCGTTCGGGAGACGAGGATTGGAGCCTTGTCGTAGGCAATTGTCAGTTCGGCCCCGTTGTGGACTGCTTTTAAATCCCTGTGGACTAACCCCTAACCCCGCGTATGACTgtggggaaagaaaaaaaaaaccatcagagtgattgagagtgagagagagcttGAGGAGGGGGAATCAAGGGCAGCAAGGGAAAATGTCAGAGACAAGCAAAGAAGGAGAGGTAGTTTGCGTAACTGGAGGCAGCGGCTACATCGGTTCATGGATCGTCCGTCTCCTCCTCGACCGCGGCTACACCGTTCACGCCACCGTCAAAAATATcagttactctctctctctctctctccccctgtGGGTGTCAACCCCGGCGTCTAATTGCGGTTGTCTTTTTTCGCAGATGACGAAAAAGAAACGAAGCATCTAGAATCCCTAGAAGGAGCAGAATCGCGTCTCCGTCTCTTCCAGATTGATCTCCTCGACTACGATTCCATAGTCGCCGGCGTCAACGGCGCCGCCGGCGTCTTCCACCTCGCTTCCCCCTGCATCGTAGACGAAGTTAAAGACCCCGAGGTCCCGAAACGTACTTACATGTGGGAATTTATTCGTTCTTTTATGGTAATCGGTTTGATGTGCTATATATTTTGCAGAATGAACAATTGGCGCCCGCAATTAAGGGGACAAACAACGTGCTCACCGCGGCTAAGGAGTTAGGGGTTAGGCGCGTGGTGGTGACGTCGTCCGTATCCGCCATCACGCCCAGCCCTTACTGGCCAGCCGATAAGGCGAAGAACGAGGATTGCTGGACTGACGTTGACTACTGCAAGCAGAACGGAGTGAGATATATGCCATAATTTAGCTTAAATGACATGCTCTATCTTTTATGTCTTCGGTTTAGTTTCAGTTTCCCATTTTCCCcttgattttgaatttcataCTCTATCTTTCTAAATCATCAACCTCCAGCGACTTTTAGAAACTAGACTATCAGTTTCAACCTCATTCTTCTTGGATATAAACTATTGGCTACCCGCAATAACATATACGCCTTATTGTGGGTTTGATTGAGCATGGAAACTGCCTCAAAGGCTCCACAAATCTCATCACCAATTTATCTCATCTCCTTGTCCTAAATTACGGAAGATGGAGATAGTAATACAATGTTGTTGTACTAGGCTAGGACCAAGCtatgctttttcttctttagaTTTGGATTCTCAAACCTCAACAATAATAATTGTCATGAGGTGTTCCTTCATTTGTAATTTGATCAATGGGAGCAGTATCTGGGAATGTAGGGAAGAAGAAATAGAAAACCAAGGGATATGCCTTTGTTGGAAAACTATGTAGCTTATGGACAATTATGCAGAGACCAAagctttgatttttttgttatgctATCATTTTAGATGAAGGTGTAGCTCTTTAAGGTAAATAATGGATAGTTTGTTCTCTGTGGGTTACTTATTCTTTTGCAGCTTAATGCACAAGATGCATGGAAATGATTATCTTGACTTCATATCAGTTAGACAAGTTTTAATATACCAGTGGTATAGAATCATATGCGTTCACTTACGGCccctttggattgtgagaaaggGGAGCCTTTCCTCAccaaatctccaaaaatatcatttgtgtacttttttttccctccatttacTACCATAGtactcaatccaaatgagtgtTTTGGTAAGAAACTgtaatcctttcttttcttttcttaacaaATCACTCAATCCAGAGGGGCTGTTAGTAATTGACATTCGATGACAGGTTCCACTAAGTAATACCATCATATTTGATTGCTACGGAATATGGACTACTATGTGACGTTTATTGCTGTATACAAATGTTAGGTGAACTTTGCCTTGGTGTATGTTTGTGCACATAAGTTGCTGGTATGCATTTTTACAGGCAACTGCTAAAATTGTTGGACCTTATATTTTCAGAAATGAATCGAGTGAATCATTTAGAGCAAGATTGTGGCTACTTTATGTGTGATCTCTCATAATTTGTTTCATTGATCCCAAAGACGTCGTGCGTTTAGGTTATTAAtatcactcatttttttgtctgACGAGTTTTCTATCTTTGATCTTGCTTGTGAATAAACGGTTGGAATGTGCTTTAATTTCTGTTGTTATGTCTGAAGTTGTTGCACTTTTTCTAACCCGTATTATTCTGTTTGCTAGTTATGGTATTCACTTTCTAAAACACTAGCTGAGAAAGCAGCTTGGGAATTTGCCAAGGAAAAAGGTTTGGATGTGGTTGTGGTGAATCCTGGAACAGTTATGGGCCCTATTC
The sequence above is a segment of the Rhododendron vialii isolate Sample 1 chromosome 13a, ASM3025357v1 genome. Coding sequences within it:
- the LOC131314274 gene encoding cinnamoyl-CoA reductase 1-like — translated: MSETSKEGEVVCVTGGSGYIGSWIVRLLLDRGYTVHATVKNINDEKETKHLESLEGAESRLRLFQIDLLDYDSIVAGVNGAAGVFHLASPCIVDEVKDPENEQLAPAIKGTNNVLTAAKELGVRRVVVTSSVSAITPSPYWPADKAKNEDCWTDVDYCKQNGLWYSLSKTLAEKAAWEFAKEKGLDVVVVNPGTVMGPILPPTLNASMLMLLRLLQGCTETYENIFMGSVHVKDVALAHILVYENTSATGRHLCVEAISHYGDFAAMVAELYPEYNIPRLPKDTQPGLLRSKNASTKLMDLGLQFIPMEQIIKESVESLKSKGFVS